One Candidatus Poribacteria bacterium genomic window carries:
- the argJ gene encoding bifunctional glutamate N-acetyltransferase/amino-acid acetyltransferase ArgJ, protein MKQIDGGITAVSGIRAAGIHAGIKAADAKDVALIVTDTPATAAGVFTKNSVTAAPVLVCREHLSDGRAQAVIVNSGNANACTGEVGMANARRMATATAEQLGIDANLVLVSSTGVIGQQLPMDKIESGIQAAASALSTEGGADAAEGIMTTDTHPKSVAVEVKVDGVPVKIGGIAKGSGMIAPNMATMLSYLTTDARIDAGTLQTALNRVVDDTYNLLTVDTDRSTNDTVLILATGVAGNANIVATDGEDYEAFCEGLQFVCTELVKMLARDGEGATKLVEVVVKHAKNRDDAESAARAVAESPLVKTAVFANDANWGRIMMAIGKSGAEFDPYQVDVYLADYQLVKNGMDAGYDEDKATALFAQDPVRITIDLRAGDTEITMWTCDYSYDYIRINADYRT, encoded by the coding sequence AAAGCAGCCGATGCAAAGGACGTAGCACTCATCGTTACCGATACGCCAGCGACCGCCGCTGGAGTCTTCACAAAGAATAGCGTCACCGCTGCACCGGTTCTTGTATGTCGCGAGCACCTCAGCGATGGACGGGCACAAGCCGTTATTGTCAATAGCGGGAATGCCAACGCTTGCACCGGCGAGGTGGGCATGGCGAACGCACGACGGATGGCTACCGCAACCGCTGAACAACTCGGTATAGATGCGAATCTCGTTCTCGTCTCCTCTACTGGCGTTATCGGACAGCAATTGCCGATGGACAAAATCGAAAGCGGAATTCAAGCCGCTGCGAGTGCTCTCAGCACCGAAGGAGGTGCCGATGCCGCGGAAGGGATTATGACGACCGATACCCATCCGAAATCTGTCGCGGTGGAGGTGAAGGTTGACGGTGTACCTGTGAAAATCGGTGGGATCGCCAAAGGGTCCGGTATGATCGCACCCAATATGGCGACGATGCTCTCCTATCTGACCACGGATGCCCGAATTGATGCCGGAACGCTCCAAACTGCCTTAAACCGCGTCGTAGATGATACTTATAATCTGTTGACGGTTGACACGGATCGCAGCACGAATGATACGGTGCTGATTCTCGCGACCGGTGTTGCTGGTAACGCCAATATCGTTGCAACGGATGGAGAAGATTACGAAGCGTTCTGTGAGGGACTCCAGTTTGTCTGCACCGAATTGGTAAAGATGCTCGCCCGCGACGGTGAGGGTGCAACGAAACTCGTTGAGGTGGTCGTCAAACACGCCAAAAATCGGGACGATGCTGAAAGCGCGGCGCGTGCCGTTGCGGAGTCGCCACTCGTTAAAACAGCCGTTTTCGCCAACGATGCCAATTGGGGGCGAATCATGATGGCGATCGGGAAGTCCGGTGCCGAATTTGACCCGTATCAGGTGGATGTCTATCTTGCTGATTATCAACTCGTCAAAAACGGAATGGATGCCGGTTACGATGAAGACAAAGCCACCGCGCTGTTCGCACAGGATCCAGTGCGCATCACGATTGATCTCCGCGCTGGGGACACTGAGATAACGATGTGGACCTGCGATTACTCCTACGATTATATTCGGATTAATGCGGATTATCGCACTTAG